GCTTTGGGTCGTCCAATATTTACAATTCtttcaaaataagtttttttattgcCTTTCTTTCCCCATGTCTAAGGAAACATATATTCATACGTCTTCTAATGAATTGACCAGAATTGGAGATGAACAAGCTTTATTTGTATATTTCAGAACAAATAACAAACCAAGCTTTGAGATAcaatttatttgatatatatttataagatgATTCAAGTGTATACACTAATACACTATATTAAATTGAATAAACAACCACTAATTAACATATCATATGGTGAACAAAACAATTCTGGTAAATAGATTATAATTTGATCAAGAAACATTCCAATGCTATACAAGGTTGATGGTGTGTTCATCTTGCAAAgttgtgtatttatatattataagagTACTAATTAAGCAAATACAACATTATGGCTGATATTACCAGGCTTTCTATAAAAGGAAACATTAGAATTACTTCTGTTTGGAGCAGGATGAGCTAGCACAGGAAGTCCCCATTGAGAAGTGAACACAATGGCCGGATACGAACCATCCACCTTCAGCCTATTCAACATGTCACAACATATGCTCAACGTTCTCCTTATCGGCATCATTGCCATCCAAAAACTCCTCCACTTGAGTTTTCGTGACGTCATTAACCTAAACCCCTTAAATCTTCTATTCACTTTCTTCATCGTTCCACCCTTTTTAGGCGTCCCCGCGGGCTTCTTACCCATAGTTAGCTTCTTGTAGCCattgttttgatatttttcgACCAATTCATGAAAGCCCATATTTTTCAACTACAATAGCATATACTATACTCTAGTCTTGTTGAaacatgcttatatatatatagaatagtcccataagtatatatattggtaatacATAATTAGAGTAGGTTTGATTCCTAAAGCACATGGCTACCTTCTTTAACTAATTTGTTCAATTTAGTATTAGCCAAACTGTTTTCAGATCGATGATTATGACTTTAAGATTTGTAATTTACAATGTGTCCATTTTTGGACTGTTTAGAAAATGTTACCAACTGCTTCTGGTTCACTTGTCTTTATTTAGATTATTAGTCTAGCTATAATAAGAGTGGGATGAATATGAATATTACAACTAGAAATGATTGGAAGGCATGTGGCTAGAGAATATTAAAGCAGAATGTTGACTGAGTTTGCAACTTGGTCAAGCCACAAGTAATACTGATTCAATGTAGATTTGTGTGGATCATATCCAACACAAATGAAACagtatttaaagaaaatacatgATGATTAGTGATTAAATGTAATGAAATGTAACACAGTTTTcgttttttatgggttttgggtcttaATACCTTGACGGTATATAAAGAGAGTTAAAATGTAGACAGTTTTACTAAGATAGTGAGGCTGTCTCAACTTTtatctaaatggtagaaaatgatCTCCAACTTTTATATGGAGTGAATTATTGAAGTGTTAACCACTCCTTTATAGACCTTTATAATGATTTCTTgcgtttttacttttaaaagttttaaacacgtatagtataatatttttacttaataccACTATCATATTTTAACCTATACCTTTAATGTGAAACTCCTTTaacattaatttatttaacGTAAATTACTTAATTACTCGTCGCCGGTATTGCCATTACTAGTCATCCCACCACCACCGGGTGACAACTCCATCACTACACCGTCGCCTCCAACACCACCGTAACACTGTGTGGATTATATCTttcaaataatattttaaaatttgtggATTTAAATGTATTtaacattataattataaaaaaactaagGGACTAAGGTAAAATTAACTGCATACAAATATGACATATACATTATGTAGTAAAttctgaaaaaaaaatatatttatataggaaAATTCTAGATTGACAATGTAATAACACTTTTAGGGCTTATCAACATTATCTAGACAAAAAATAagcataaatttataaattaataaacagTTAAAAAATTctatagttattatattattactttatGTAGTTTCTCAAAAAAAGATCTAAAACTCTAtgctctttaattttatttattttttttgggtaatATGTTCGTTGTTTCTATGTTGTAAAAATAGGTACCGGGTGTAAGGTTGTATTCAATTAGAAGAATTGTTCTCAGTTTTTTGGAatacaaatttatttaattcaatACTATCATTTATTATTGTGTTCATAAGAATCAATCTCTCAAAAGTTTTGACCATATGTATATAACACAATCCACCAACCATATAAAAAGTTAAGTGACTCCATTAAAAAATTATCTTTCTAGCTTGTTTTGATACACGCATTCATCCATATCACCATATGCACACAAAACGTTTTGATTAAAGAATACCAGTATCAATACTTTAAGGATCTTATTACGAGTATTTAGATTATTATAATCATGTGAGGTCCAAACTCAAGACCAATAGTCAATAATTCACTAAATAATAATACGAATACTATGCCAGCATTTATATATCAAGACAACACAAGGGTTATTACTTATTAGAGTGGTTAGAAACATTGAATTAAAAGGATTCTGCCGTTAAAAAGATAGAAGAAAATTGTAAAaggattcttttttttttccttctaattttgaaaggaaagaaagaaaggactGCTCACTATTTTTGTAGGTTTTTGAACCTcaatacctcaacggtgtatgagggaggttaagatgtagacagaccttaaattttgaaataattaactACTAAACTGGAATTAAGACCAACATCGAATTTAAACTTTCAATTTGATACTACTAAAATAGCCAATATTGTGCTGGTTATAAGTTTGGAAAACTAGCTTCACCGCTGAATTGGgtaaacatattttttaaatagaGTTCCATGAAATTGAATAAGattttatttacataataattataaagaaaaaatgtttatacatgaATAATTGTGTCTTTTCATGATGAGCTGTGTCTTTTAGTGAAAAATCAGAGTCATAAACGCTTCATTTTATTTTAGTGCGTCTAGTTAAATGAGTGTGTACTCCACACCCTCCTAACTCATAATTCGTAATTATGCTTAACCCAAAATCCCCTGGTCTTTTAGGTAGTGTTTATTTACGACTTAATAAACTCAATTATGATTTAGTTAAAAAATCTTAATtcattaagtcatcaaaagtgtttgttttttacttaataaacaaaaaagcaaCTGTATTGATTTAATCCGTACAGAGGTTATTTATCAATTCGTTCAATTattggttaaaaaaacaaacaatccCTTAGTCAATGACAAATACATAAAACGGACAATGAcactaaaattaataaatttctaACACAAACTCAAAACAAACTCACACATAATGACAATGTCGAATCGATTGAGTTTTTACTTATTACAATATGCATCATATTTGAGAATTTGGGTGTCTCTATGAACTGAACCTATTTTCCGTGTTTACTGTTTAGTGGAGATATGCACACACCAATTTCTCCGGTACATTTTTGTTCTACTTGATGTTATTACAAGTCATGCGTGCATATTTGTTGTCAAGAGTATCCACTAGGTCAAGTCCAAGTTATTTAAGAGTATCTTTAAGTGAAATAGTTAATCTTTTTTACTTGTTCTGATTGCTGTTTGCTAAGGATCATTTGCTGTTTCTACAGGCTCAGACTGCTGGTTGTGGAACTGCAAGTCCAGGTAGAGGGAAGTGATCTGTTTCCGAATCAAACTTATATGGTAGACGGAGTTGATCTTCCAAAACCAGATGGATCAGCACTTAAGATATGGATCCGAAGTAATTAATGTCAAGTAGGTTTCTGGTTTGATTTGTTAGATAGGGCCTAAGGGTTTGATATTTGATTTAGCATCCAAGCATGTTTTTAATTGTCAATCTATGTTGCACTTTTTATACTGTTATGTGCTGATATAATCGGAATTCAAAATAGAGAGAATTTGGGAGAGAAATTGATatttgatatatgatatatgatacaTCACTAACATTAGGCTTATAAGCCTTTGACTAttcaaataagaaaaataaccGCTCCTTATTTTACAATACTAGTCCCTCAGCTATGAATTATGACACTTATTGACTAAAATGCATTATTTATGTAACAATACTTCCCCCTTGTAAGATTTTTGCCTCAAAAATCATAAGTAGGAAATCTGCATTTCATGTCATCCAGGAACTCCCATGAAGCGTCTTCTAATGGTAGTCCCTCCCAATGAACAAGCACTTGAACAACAACCTTACCCTTCCTCTTCACAATGTTCTTGTCAATCACAGCTCTGGGTTGCAACAAAAAACGAGGTCCAGTTGGCAGGGGAACACTCTATTGCAGAGAACCATTAGCCTTCTTAAAGAGTGACACATGGAATGTATGATGAATCTGTGCAGAATCTA
The sequence above is drawn from the Erigeron canadensis isolate Cc75 chromosome 4, C_canadensis_v1, whole genome shotgun sequence genome and encodes:
- the LOC122596847 gene encoding uncharacterized protein LOC122596847, whose amino-acid sequence is MGFHELVEKYQNNGYKKLTMGKKPAGTPKKGGTMKKVNRRFKGFRLMTSRKLKWRSFWMAMMPIRRTLSICCDMLNRLKVDGSYPAIVFTSQWGLPVLAHPAPNRSNSNVSFYRKPGNISHNVVFA